A genomic window from Halorubrum trapanicum includes:
- a CDS encoding ornithine cyclodeaminase family protein, which translates to MTDALFLTSSEVDDLAEPADYVAAVRDAYRQVGEGAPAEPRTKLFNREPPGMFTTYAAVLPETGAMGGYSYSAGFGAEDAWFMTPLFDAESGEPLALLDGASMNPFKTGAAGAVAVDALARDDATELAVIGSGAQARGQVATTATVREFETVRVFSPTPESRESFAADFEERLDADVAAVASASDALAGADVVITATTASDPVIDDADVEPGTHVTAMGQYHPEKNELPPELVARATYVPDLRARATQDAGSYLAAVETGLIEEGEGIAADLGEVVAGDHPGRTSDDEVTVFDSGGTGVETVAAAHMLYKRASERGRGQTIDFAPASEALTGE; encoded by the coding sequence ATGACGGACGCCCTGTTCCTCACGAGTTCCGAGGTCGACGACCTCGCCGAGCCGGCCGACTACGTCGCCGCCGTGCGCGACGCCTACCGACAGGTCGGCGAGGGAGCGCCGGCGGAGCCGCGGACGAAGCTGTTCAACCGCGAGCCGCCGGGGATGTTCACGACCTACGCCGCCGTCCTCCCGGAGACGGGCGCGATGGGCGGGTACAGCTACTCCGCCGGCTTCGGCGCGGAGGACGCGTGGTTCATGACGCCGCTGTTCGACGCCGAGTCGGGCGAACCGCTCGCGCTGCTCGACGGCGCGTCGATGAATCCGTTTAAAACGGGTGCCGCGGGGGCGGTCGCGGTCGACGCGCTCGCCCGCGACGACGCGACCGAGCTCGCCGTGATCGGCAGCGGCGCGCAGGCGCGCGGGCAGGTCGCGACGACCGCGACGGTCCGCGAGTTCGAGACCGTTCGGGTGTTCTCGCCGACCCCGGAGAGCCGGGAGTCGTTCGCCGCCGACTTCGAGGAGCGCCTCGACGCCGACGTGGCCGCGGTCGCGAGCGCGAGCGACGCGCTGGCGGGCGCCGACGTCGTGATCACCGCGACGACCGCGAGCGACCCCGTGATCGACGACGCCGACGTGGAGCCGGGGACGCACGTCACCGCGATGGGACAGTACCACCCGGAGAAGAACGAGCTGCCGCCCGAGCTCGTCGCGCGGGCGACGTACGTCCCCGACCTCCGGGCGCGCGCGACGCAGGACGCCGGCTCGTACCTCGCCGCGGTCGAAACGGGCCTGATCGAGGAGGGCGAGGGGATCGCGGCAGATCTGGGCGAGGTCGTCGCAGGCGACCACCCCGGCCGGACGAGCGATGACGAGGTGACCGTCTTCGACTCTGGCGGGACCGGCGTCGAGACGGTCGCGGCCGCACACATGCTTTATAAGCGGGCGAGCGAGAGGGGGCGCGGACAGACGATCGACTTCGCGCCCGCGAGCGAGGCGCTGACCGGGGAGTAG
- a CDS encoding DUF5806 family protein, with protein sequence MSDHTGSAADSAGETGDSAADRSPPEDRSPSGGGDGEPDSRAGDESNDGSDDETPEAEPDAADDEGGTDGEQDPTATGEEPDTEDATGDESDDVPRDVQKYERFTKMDGARYERVNEFLRDRTYITAREWAIARLCADFRTETGVEMTKIGENLPELVPFMTDTYTPQAVNQARYSFEEKVTKAGATFLYGAMSGFFTAEDLDEMMYEVTEVAKFLLEVEGVDLAVADELEAEDKISEVMREVRASSADLRGEEVRCPECGHVHEPTEE encoded by the coding sequence ATGAGCGATCACACCGGTTCGGCGGCCGACTCGGCCGGCGAGACCGGCGACTCCGCCGCGGACCGGTCCCCGCCCGAGGACCGGTCCCCCTCTGGAGGCGGCGACGGGGAGCCCGACTCCCGAGCGGGCGACGAATCGAACGACGGATCGGACGACGAGACGCCGGAAGCGGAGCCGGACGCGGCCGACGACGAAGGCGGAACGGACGGCGAACAGGATCCGACCGCGACCGGTGAGGAACCCGACACCGAGGACGCGACCGGCGACGAGTCCGACGACGTGCCGCGGGACGTCCAGAAGTACGAGCGGTTCACAAAGATGGACGGCGCGCGCTACGAGCGCGTCAACGAGTTCCTCCGCGACCGGACGTACATCACGGCCCGCGAGTGGGCGATCGCGCGGCTCTGCGCCGACTTCCGCACTGAGACGGGCGTCGAGATGACGAAGATCGGCGAGAACCTCCCGGAGCTGGTCCCCTTCATGACCGACACGTACACGCCGCAGGCGGTCAACCAGGCGCGCTACTCCTTCGAGGAGAAGGTGACGAAGGCCGGCGCGACGTTCCTCTACGGCGCGATGTCCGGCTTCTTCACCGCCGAGGACTTAGACGAGATGATGTACGAGGTGACGGAGGTCGCGAAGTTCCTCCTCGAAGTGGAGGGGGTCGACCTCGCCGTCGCCGACGAGCTGGAGGCCGAAGACAAGATCAGCGAGGTGATGCGCGAGGTGCGCGCCTCCTCGGCCGACCTCCGGGGAGAGGAGGTGCGCTGCCCCGAGTGCGGGCACGTCCACGAGCCGACCGAGGAGTGA
- a CDS encoding ATP-binding protein yields the protein MTMDRFPEAIDATPDPTLVVDGDGVVRAGTPSVEAVFGLDPTDLAGRSIDDVFQDPTELDWGGGGSTPPFGTDTDGDDTGGGASRSDERSEAEAAGSRHGVTALIETTRAGEARSLADGFELAVRRGDGVLVPVRVSVGPFEIDGDPYAVVTAIDVSNERTRRLALQRRTETLESLHEATRELLKTTDREAAAEAAVSYVDDVLGHPIAAIWLYDEESDALEPIVWTDTADAVVGDHPTFAADEPSITWEAFESGEPTYVADVGDDPDRYDDDATIRSELVVPLGRYGVLNVGATVPDAFDDSDLAVARIWAATVTMVLVRIERERQLRRREAEVARERDRLEEFASLVSHDLRSPLNVAAGNLEIVTDRLADESIDVEELGAVERSLDRMDALIEDLLALARQGAGIDETEPVPLADLVAECWETADTESATLTVETGAVVAADRSRLRQALENLFVNAVTHAGPDVAVTVGALPDGDGFYVADDGPGIDPGDREEAFEAGVTSDPDGTGFGLKIVAEVAEAHGWTVELAESETGGARFEFRGVDVEPGDRPE from the coding sequence GTGACCATGGACCGCTTCCCAGAGGCGATCGACGCGACCCCGGACCCCACGCTCGTCGTCGACGGCGACGGCGTCGTCCGCGCGGGCACACCGAGCGTCGAGGCGGTGTTCGGCCTCGATCCGACGGACCTCGCCGGGCGATCGATCGACGACGTGTTCCAGGACCCGACCGAGTTGGACTGGGGCGGCGGCGGGTCGACGCCGCCATTCGGAACCGATACCGACGGCGACGACACCGGAGGCGGAGCCTCCCGGAGCGACGAGCGGAGCGAGGCGGAAGCGGCGGGCTCCCGTCACGGCGTGACGGCGCTGATCGAGACGACGCGCGCCGGCGAGGCGCGGTCGCTCGCCGACGGGTTCGAGCTGGCCGTGCGCCGCGGCGACGGCGTCCTCGTCCCGGTTCGGGTCAGCGTCGGCCCGTTCGAGATAGACGGCGACCCGTACGCGGTCGTCACCGCGATCGACGTCTCGAACGAGCGGACGCGGCGGCTGGCGCTCCAGCGCCGCACGGAGACGCTCGAATCCCTCCACGAGGCGACCAGGGAGCTGCTGAAGACGACCGACAGGGAGGCGGCCGCCGAGGCGGCGGTGTCGTACGTCGACGACGTGCTCGGCCACCCGATCGCCGCGATCTGGCTGTACGACGAGGAGTCGGACGCCCTCGAACCGATCGTCTGGACCGACACCGCGGACGCCGTCGTCGGCGATCATCCGACGTTCGCGGCCGACGAGCCGAGCATCACCTGGGAGGCCTTCGAGAGCGGCGAGCCGACCTACGTGGCGGACGTCGGCGACGACCCCGACCGCTACGACGACGACGCGACGATCCGCAGCGAGCTCGTGGTCCCGCTCGGTCGGTACGGGGTGTTGAACGTCGGCGCGACCGTTCCCGACGCGTTCGACGACTCGGACCTCGCGGTCGCGCGCATCTGGGCGGCGACGGTGACGATGGTGCTGGTCCGCATCGAGCGGGAGCGACAGCTCCGCCGGCGCGAAGCGGAGGTCGCCCGCGAGCGCGACCGGTTGGAGGAGTTCGCCAGCCTCGTCTCCCACGACCTGCGGAGCCCGCTCAACGTCGCCGCCGGGAACCTCGAGATCGTCACGGACCGGCTCGCCGACGAGTCGATCGACGTCGAGGAGCTGGGCGCGGTCGAGCGCTCGCTGGACCGGATGGACGCGCTGATCGAGGACCTGCTCGCGCTGGCCCGACAGGGCGCCGGCATCGACGAGACCGAGCCCGTCCCGCTGGCCGACCTCGTCGCGGAGTGCTGGGAGACCGCCGACACCGAGTCGGCGACGCTGACGGTCGAGACGGGCGCCGTCGTCGCCGCCGACCGTAGCCGCCTCCGGCAGGCGCTGGAGAACCTCTTCGTCAACGCGGTCACCCACGCGGGCCCCGACGTCGCCGTCACGGTCGGCGCGCTCCCCGACGGCGACGGCTTCTACGTCGCCGACGACGGCCCCGGGATCGACCCCGGTGACCGCGAGGAGGCGTTCGAGGCGGGCGTGACGTCGGACCCGGACGGGACCGGCTTCGGGCTGAAGATCGTCGCCGAGGTCGCGGAGGCGCACGGGTGGACGGTCGAGCTCGCTGAGAGCGAAACGGGCGGCGCCCGGTTCGAGTTCCGCGGCGTCGACGTCGAGCCCGGCGACCGACCCGAGTGA
- a CDS encoding DUF3054 domain-containing protein, protein MDAPSFLAARLDRGAAPLAVGDVIALILLLTVGTLNHQTIEFLTANPLYLPGVYAPFLIAWALIAPLVGAYSAGAAETGKSSVPLVVRSWIPAAVLGLALRAFVFRGGAELTFAAVMLVTGSLALGGWRALYFRLR, encoded by the coding sequence ATGGACGCTCCGTCGTTTCTCGCCGCCCGCCTCGACCGCGGCGCCGCGCCGCTCGCCGTCGGGGACGTGATCGCGTTGATCCTCCTGTTGACCGTGGGGACGCTCAACCACCAGACGATTGAGTTCCTGACCGCGAACCCGCTGTACCTGCCGGGCGTCTACGCGCCCTTCCTGATCGCGTGGGCCCTGATCGCGCCGCTCGTCGGCGCGTACTCCGCGGGCGCGGCCGAGACCGGGAAGTCCTCGGTCCCGCTCGTCGTCCGGTCGTGGATCCCCGCCGCGGTCCTCGGGCTCGCGCTCCGCGCGTTCGTGTTCCGCGGCGGCGCCGAACTCACCTTCGCCGCCGTCATGCTCGTGACGGGGTCGCTCGCGCTCGGCGGCTGGCGGGCGCTCTACTTCCGACTCCGGTAG
- a CDS encoding metallophosphoesterase, with translation MLIGIVSDTHDDLAAVEAAVSLFEREGVDAVVHCGDFVAPFSVTPFDADFDFHAVRGNNDGEWAVESTVEEFGAYHGEAAALSFDGAGGDSVDVAVTHGTSDLVVDALVDCGDYDYVFHGHTHAHGVEERDGTIRVNPGGLPIPVEGADDAFRVATLETAESGADAVTHHVLDE, from the coding sequence ATGCTGATCGGCATCGTCTCCGACACGCACGACGACCTCGCCGCCGTCGAGGCGGCTGTCTCGCTGTTCGAGCGCGAGGGCGTCGACGCGGTCGTCCACTGCGGCGACTTCGTCGCGCCCTTCTCGGTGACGCCGTTCGACGCAGACTTCGACTTTCACGCGGTCCGCGGGAACAACGACGGCGAGTGGGCGGTCGAGTCGACGGTCGAAGAGTTCGGCGCGTACCACGGCGAGGCCGCGGCGCTCTCGTTCGACGGAGCCGGGGGCGACTCGGTCGACGTCGCGGTCACCCACGGCACGAGCGACCTCGTCGTCGACGCGCTCGTCGACTGCGGCGACTACGACTACGTGTTCCACGGCCATACCCACGCGCACGGCGTCGAGGAGCGCGACGGGACTATTCGGGTGAACCCGGGCGGGCTTCCGATCCCGGTCGAGGGCGCGGACGACGCGTTCCGGGTCGCGACGCTGGAGACGGCGGAGTCAGGAGCGGACGCCGTGACGCACCACGTCCTCGATGAATAA
- the tbsP gene encoding transcriptional regulator TbsP produces the protein MVSNLLAADVEAALEAAFAGGDDELLVVDPSAETIVSLVETAVGRDDLPELSMLADERTLKSVMDDFVVASRAADLVADGALDLRVLDGEVDNALFVSPSRVVALVTAGDGVAALSTDDDEFVDEVYDSHRSAFDDAEPYTLRTPAISRVRETMESEIGEAARADFDAVLDATEGDGGADLDEVTVSLLVAAKNDVLLYDISKWGEDVGIASKATFSRTKTRLEDLGIIDTEKVPIDVGRPRLRLKLGDERLEGVDAAELAAEAAEMMAATPA, from the coding sequence ATGGTGTCGAATTTACTGGCGGCCGACGTCGAGGCGGCGCTCGAAGCGGCGTTCGCCGGGGGCGACGACGAGCTGCTCGTCGTGGACCCCTCCGCGGAGACGATCGTATCGCTGGTCGAGACCGCGGTCGGGCGGGACGACCTCCCGGAGCTGTCGATGCTCGCCGACGAGCGCACGCTCAAGAGCGTCATGGACGACTTCGTCGTCGCGTCCCGGGCGGCCGACCTCGTGGCGGACGGCGCTCTTGACCTCCGGGTGCTGGACGGCGAGGTCGACAACGCGTTGTTCGTCTCCCCCTCCCGGGTCGTCGCCCTGGTCACCGCGGGGGACGGCGTCGCCGCGCTCTCGACCGACGACGACGAGTTCGTCGACGAGGTGTACGACTCCCACCGGAGCGCGTTCGACGACGCGGAGCCGTACACGCTCCGCACGCCGGCGATCAGCCGGGTCCGCGAGACGATGGAGTCGGAGATCGGCGAGGCGGCCCGCGCCGACTTCGACGCCGTCCTCGACGCGACCGAGGGCGACGGCGGCGCCGACCTCGACGAGGTGACCGTCTCGCTGCTCGTCGCGGCGAAGAACGACGTGCTGCTCTACGACATCTCGAAGTGGGGCGAGGACGTCGGCATCGCCTCGAAGGCGACGTTCTCCCGGACGAAGACGCGCCTCGAGGACCTCGGGATCATCGACACGGAGAAGGTCCCGATCGACGTCGGCCGCCCCCGGCTCCGGCTGAAGCTCGGCGACGAGCGCCTCGAGGGCGTCGACGCCGCGGAGCTGGCCGCCGAGGCCGCCGAGATGATGGCCGCGACGCCCGCCTGA
- a CDS encoding aldehyde ferredoxin oxidoreductase family protein, translated as MRHAQGPLLTIDLTERTASTAPIDDRLASFVGGRGLNTSLAYDRIPFDADPLGPENRLYLSTGPMQYSTTSYTGRMAATGLSPLTNGLLSSNAGGFLSRNFTGAGYAAVEIVGASDDLLAVHVREIGPDGEPDVTFEEVSDLAEAEVSAVSDRFAQSHGLEPEHVACIGPAGENAVRFASIMTSDTRAFGRGGLGAVLGSKGVKALTFDGDAEVDLDLDWPDEAGEVHREAATSDSIMKRQGTTSVTELANEVDALPSYYFAETSFEGVEGISGDRVEEKKYKKGTCSQCAFACKLPTRDEETGVETEGPEFETVMAFGSNAGVDDVVDVMAANELCDELGMDTISCGDVVSMFLESEDEFGNAELVRSLVERIAYREGVGDKLAEGVHRASGEFGAEDWTVKGLAFSGHDGRALNGQGLAFATANRGADHMYGEFYPYEYPLVDPDDALDPQGLDGKPPKLVAKENRNAVLDSAVVCKFSRGTVTDDRLAALLDADYDALQTLGARIVELERAFNNARGFDRADDTLPYADAIEGFDDALSEYYAIRGWNDDGTVPGHGDGLDPASAAPADD; from the coding sequence ATGAGACACGCACAGGGGCCGCTCCTCACGATCGACCTGACCGAGCGGACCGCGTCGACGGCACCGATCGACGACCGGCTCGCGTCGTTCGTCGGCGGCCGCGGGCTCAACACGTCGCTCGCGTACGACCGGATCCCGTTCGACGCCGACCCGCTCGGGCCGGAGAACCGCCTCTACCTCTCGACGGGGCCGATGCAGTACTCGACGACCTCCTACACCGGCCGGATGGCCGCCACGGGCCTCTCGCCGCTCACGAACGGTCTGCTGTCGTCGAACGCGGGCGGGTTCCTCTCGCGGAACTTCACCGGCGCGGGGTACGCCGCGGTCGAGATCGTCGGCGCGAGCGACGACCTCCTCGCGGTCCACGTCCGCGAAATCGGGCCGGACGGCGAGCCGGACGTGACGTTCGAGGAAGTTTCCGATCTGGCGGAGGCCGAGGTGTCGGCCGTGTCGGACCGGTTCGCGCAGAGCCACGGCCTGGAGCCGGAACACGTGGCCTGTATCGGCCCGGCGGGCGAGAACGCGGTCCGGTTCGCGTCGATCATGACCTCGGACACGCGGGCGTTCGGCCGCGGCGGGCTGGGGGCGGTCCTCGGGTCGAAGGGAGTGAAGGCGCTCACGTTCGACGGCGACGCCGAAGTCGACCTCGACCTCGACTGGCCCGACGAGGCGGGCGAGGTCCACCGCGAGGCGGCCACCTCCGACTCGATCATGAAGCGGCAGGGGACGACGAGCGTGACGGAGCTGGCGAACGAGGTGGACGCGCTTCCGTCGTACTACTTCGCGGAGACCTCCTTCGAGGGCGTCGAGGGCATCTCCGGCGACCGCGTGGAAGAAAAGAAGTACAAGAAGGGGACCTGCTCGCAGTGCGCGTTCGCCTGCAAGCTCCCCACGCGCGACGAGGAGACCGGCGTCGAGACCGAGGGGCCGGAGTTCGAGACGGTGATGGCGTTCGGCTCGAACGCCGGCGTCGACGACGTCGTCGACGTAATGGCCGCCAACGAGCTGTGCGACGAGCTGGGGATGGACACCATCTCCTGTGGCGACGTCGTCTCGATGTTCTTGGAGAGCGAAGACGAGTTCGGCAACGCGGAGCTCGTCCGCTCGCTCGTCGAGCGGATCGCCTACCGCGAGGGCGTCGGCGACAAGCTCGCGGAGGGGGTCCACCGCGCCAGCGGGGAGTTCGGCGCCGAGGACTGGACGGTGAAGGGATTGGCCTTCTCCGGCCACGACGGCCGCGCGCTCAACGGGCAGGGGCTCGCGTTCGCGACCGCGAACCGCGGCGCCGACCACATGTACGGGGAGTTCTACCCCTACGAGTACCCGCTCGTCGACCCCGACGACGCGCTCGACCCCCAGGGGCTCGACGGGAAGCCGCCGAAGCTCGTCGCGAAGGAGAACCGCAACGCGGTCCTCGACTCGGCCGTCGTCTGTAAGTTCTCGCGGGGCACCGTCACCGACGACCGGCTCGCGGCGCTGCTCGACGCCGACTACGACGCCCTCCAGACGCTGGGCGCCCGGATCGTCGAGCTGGAGCGCGCGTTCAACAACGCCCGCGGCTTCGACCGCGCGGACGACACCCTCCCGTACGCCGACGCCATCGAGGGGTTCGACGACGCCCTCTCGGAGTACTACGCGATCCGCGGCTGGAACGACGACGGCACCGTCCCGGGCCACGGCGACGGGCTCGACCCGGCGAGCGCGGCGCCGGCCGACGACTGA
- the glyA gene encoding serine hydroxymethyltransferase — MDHEHVREVDPAVADALAGERDRQEQTLAMIASENHASEAVLEAQGSVLTNKYAEGYPGSRYYAGCEYADEVEELAIERARELWGADHVNVQPHSGTQANQAVYYSVLEPGDKILSLDLNHGGHLSHGHPANFTGQLYDVEQYEVDPETGYIDYEGLRDAAESFEPDIIVSGYSAYPRTVDWEEIQAAADAVDAYHLADIAHITGLVAAGVHPSPVGVADFVTGSTHKTIRAGRGGIVMCDAEFADDVDSAVFPGGQGGPLMHNVAGKAVGFKEALQPEFEEYARNVVDNAEVLAETLQEHGLSLVSGGTDNHLVLADLRDSHPDLSGGDAEDALAAANIVLNGNTVPGETRSPFDPSGIRAGTAGLTTRGFDADAIEEVGDLIYRVVDNVDSDDVIYEVGERVVELCEAHPLYE; from the coding sequence ATGGACCACGAGCACGTCCGGGAGGTCGACCCGGCGGTCGCCGACGCGCTGGCGGGCGAGCGCGACAGACAGGAGCAGACGCTCGCGATGATCGCGAGCGAGAACCACGCCAGCGAGGCGGTGCTGGAGGCGCAGGGGAGCGTCCTCACCAACAAGTACGCCGAAGGCTATCCCGGGTCGCGCTACTACGCCGGCTGCGAGTACGCCGACGAGGTGGAGGAGCTGGCGATCGAGCGCGCGAGGGAGCTGTGGGGCGCCGACCACGTCAACGTCCAGCCCCACTCCGGCACGCAGGCGAACCAGGCGGTGTACTACTCCGTCCTCGAACCGGGCGACAAGATCCTCTCCCTCGACCTCAACCACGGCGGCCACCTCTCGCACGGCCACCCCGCGAACTTCACGGGGCAGCTGTACGACGTCGAGCAGTACGAGGTCGACCCCGAGACGGGGTACATCGACTACGAGGGGCTCCGCGACGCGGCCGAGTCGTTCGAGCCGGACATCATCGTCTCGGGCTACTCGGCGTACCCCCGCACCGTCGACTGGGAGGAGATCCAGGCGGCCGCCGACGCGGTCGACGCCTACCACCTCGCCGACATCGCGCACATCACCGGGCTCGTCGCCGCCGGCGTCCACCCCTCGCCCGTCGGCGTCGCCGACTTCGTCACGGGCTCGACCCACAAGACGATCCGCGCCGGCCGCGGCGGGATCGTGATGTGCGACGCGGAGTTCGCGGACGACGTCGACTCGGCCGTGTTCCCCGGCGGGCAGGGCGGCCCGCTGATGCACAACGTCGCCGGCAAGGCGGTCGGCTTCAAGGAGGCTCTCCAGCCCGAGTTCGAGGAGTACGCCCGGAACGTGGTCGACAACGCCGAGGTGCTCGCCGAGACGCTGCAGGAGCACGGCCTCTCTCTGGTCTCCGGCGGGACGGACAACCACCTCGTGCTGGCCGACCTGCGCGACTCGCATCCGGACCTCTCCGGCGGCGACGCGGAGGACGCCCTCGCGGCCGCGAACATCGTCCTCAACGGGAACACGGTCCCCGGCGAGACGCGCTCGCCGTTCGACCCCTCGGGGATCCGCGCGGGCACCGCCGGGCTGACGACGCGCGGCTTCGACGCCGACGCCATCGAGGAGGTCGGCGACCTGATCTACCGCGTCGTCGACAACGTCGACAGCGACGATGTCATCTACGAGGTCGGCGAGCGCGTCGTCGAGCTCTGCGAGGCGCACCCGCTGTACGAGTGA